A window from Longimicrobiaceae bacterium encodes these proteins:
- a CDS encoding MATE family efflux transporter: MSQPAEAPVPPTVPEALVLPPAPEPPSRFRDSVREALRGSTRDYTQGPIGRAILVLAIPMVLEMVMESVFAVVDVFFVAHLGSTAVAAVGLTESMLTLIYAVAMGLAIGATATVARRTGEGDREGAARAAVQVLALGLGVSLVIGVVGFLLAPRLLGVMGAAPDVIAHGSAYTRIMLGGNVVILMLFLVNAVFRGAGDAAISMRVLWLANGINIVLCPCLILGLGPFPQLGVAGAAVATTIGRGTGALYALSRLVRPGGRVTVARRHLRLMPDVMGRIVRLSASGAFQVFVGMASWVGVTRILSTFGSDVVAGYTIGIRIVIFALLPSAGLSNAAATMVGQSLGAGKPQRAEQAVWRAGLYNLVFLGLTGAAFVFFAEPLIAIFTQDPAVAKHGVGVLRIVALGFPFYAFGMVFGMSLNGAGDTRTPTILNLVVFWLFEIPLAYVLAKTLGMGPRGVFIALPIAFSTHAVVSGLLFRRGRWKTRTV, encoded by the coding sequence ATGTCCCAGCCCGCCGAGGCGCCCGTACCGCCCACCGTGCCCGAAGCCCTCGTCCTGCCGCCCGCACCCGAGCCGCCGTCGCGCTTCCGCGACTCGGTGCGCGAGGCGCTGCGCGGCTCCACGCGGGACTACACGCAGGGCCCCATCGGCCGCGCGATCCTGGTGCTCGCCATCCCCATGGTGCTGGAGATGGTGATGGAGAGCGTCTTCGCGGTGGTCGACGTCTTCTTCGTCGCGCACCTGGGCTCCACCGCCGTCGCCGCCGTGGGGCTCACGGAATCGATGCTCACGCTCATCTACGCCGTGGCGATGGGGCTGGCCATCGGCGCCACCGCCACCGTCGCGCGCCGGACCGGCGAGGGCGACCGCGAAGGTGCCGCGCGCGCCGCCGTGCAGGTGCTGGCGCTCGGCCTCGGCGTGTCGCTGGTGATCGGCGTCGTGGGCTTCCTGCTGGCGCCGCGGCTGCTGGGCGTGATGGGCGCCGCGCCGGATGTGATCGCGCACGGCTCGGCCTACACGCGCATCATGCTGGGCGGCAACGTGGTCATCCTCATGCTCTTCCTGGTCAACGCCGTCTTCCGCGGCGCGGGCGATGCGGCCATCTCCATGCGCGTGCTGTGGCTGGCGAACGGCATCAACATCGTCCTGTGCCCGTGCCTCATCCTGGGGCTCGGTCCGTTCCCCCAGCTGGGCGTGGCGGGCGCGGCGGTGGCGACCACCATCGGGCGAGGGACGGGGGCGCTGTACGCGCTTTCGCGGCTGGTTCGGCCGGGCGGGCGCGTGACCGTGGCGCGGCGGCACCTGCGGCTCATGCCGGACGTGATGGGCCGCATCGTGCGCCTCTCGGCGTCCGGCGCGTTCCAGGTGTTCGTGGGGATGGCGAGCTGGGTGGGCGTCACGCGCATCCTCTCCACCTTCGGCAGCGACGTGGTGGCGGGCTACACCATCGGCATCCGCATCGTGATCTTCGCGCTGCTGCCCTCCGCGGGGCTCAGCAACGCCGCGGCGACCATGGTGGGGCAGTCGCTCGGGGCGGGGAAGCCGCAGCGGGCCGAGCAGGCGGTGTGGCGCGCGGGCCTGTACAACCTCGTCTTCCTGGGCCTCACCGGCGCCGCGTTCGTCTTCTTCGCGGAGCCGCTGATCGCCATCTTCACGCAGGACCCGGCGGTGGCGAAGCACGGCGTGGGCGTGCTGCGCATCGTGGCGCTGGGCTTCCCGTTCTACGCGTTCGGGATGGTGTTCGGCATGTCGTTGAACGGCGCGGGAGACACGCGCACGCCCACCATCCTGAACCTCGTCGTCTTCTGGCTCTTCGAGATCCCGCTCGCCTACGTCCTCGCCAAGACGCTGGGGATGGGCCCGCGCGGCGTCTTCATCGCCCTCCCCATCGCCTTCTCCACCCACGCCGTCGTGAGCGGCCTCCTCTTCCGCCGCGGCCGGTGGAAGACGCGCACGGTGTGA